Genomic DNA from Cucumis melo cultivar AY chromosome 10, USDA_Cmelo_AY_1.0, whole genome shotgun sequence:
CAAGAACTGCAGAAATAAATCAAGAAATCAAGCGTGTGCTGACCGAAGTACTTTTGAAGGTTTTGTTGCTAAATCTGACCTACATGTTTTTGAAAAACTCAAAAACCATTCTCAAATTTCTTTTCCTCACATACTGCCATAGTACCATTTCATGTAATCACATAGCCTGAATTGTAGAACCAATTTTTTCTTTGGAATTTGGTTTGGGTTATGACATTTGCAATGGGGATTGGAGTATCCACATATGTCCATCTCTACCTACATGCTCTCGCTGTTGTACAGATTTTGAAGTTGTGATTCATTTTCTGGaacaattgcaaatatagcaatcaaaatcaaaatattagcttatatagcaacattttaaagtATATAGTACTCATTCTAAACTACAAAATAGTGCACCGCAGAGCATTAAAATCATTCCGAAGATGGGAGGGCATTTTGATCCCATGTCAGTGGCTGCCGTTAGTTTGGATTGGGAAGGAGCAAAATAACTTTGGTTTCTGCTTCTGCAAGTTTAAAAAGTATCTTGTTATTGTTGGTTTAAGCATGGGAAATTTAGACCTTTTGGGTCTCTTTTCTTCAGTCGTGCTTGTTTCATAATTCATATCACTATTTGATGAGAGGATTCTATGTCTGCCGTACCTTGCTTAATTAATTGCTCTTACCAAATGTCTGTAGTATATATGTCCGTGTTGGAACTTATTCTGCAGCCTAGTTGACTTAAGAAATCAGTATAAAACATTTCTTGGACTTTGTATGTTTATATGTATGCATGTTTATCTGATTTCTACACAGGTTACTGATGAACTGTTTGATGAGATTGCTACGAAAGTTCTGGATGAAGATGATCTTGCTGTAGAAGGTGACTATCTACACTCCCCCCTGCCCCCCCACCCCCaccaaaaagggaaaaaaaaaggaaaaaagagtaCCTTAGAAGTTCTGCTTTTCTCCTCTATTTCTCTCACAACGCCtctctttgttttctttttacatTCAGCCAAGCCAAATCAGAATGTCTCTTCATCTACCTTGCCAGTCTCAACACCCAAAGGTTCCGCCAAGATTTTGATTCCAATCAAAGTTCAGGAATCTGATAATGATGATGCTAGTGAGAAGTCAAATTCCAGCTCACCTGGAGATGTACTTGGCCTTGGAAATTATGCTTCCGATGATGAAAAAAATGACGATAGAGATGGTGAAAGTCAGAGTTCAAATGTGCAAGGTTCCAATATAAAGGCGAATATGGAGCCATCAAGTCCAAAAAGAAATTTAAGAGATACGCAGGATGCAGTTAAGAATCCAAGCAGTCAAGAAAATGTTATAGAGCACAGTGGAAATCATACCACAAATGACATAAATGATGGTTCAACCAGTTCAGCTAATGAAATGAGTAAAAGCACAGGGTCAAATAAGTTGAATGGTAATCGGGTGGATGAAGAAATGGGTCAAGAACATTCATTGAAGCCAAGCTCTAAAGGTCTTAAAGATAATGAAAAACGACTTGGTGATGGAACTGCCTCTGGGACAAAGGATAATTTAGGCATGGTATCTGAACAACATGGGAAAAATTTCAGTGGTAAAAAAGGATCGAAAGATTCTCCAGATTGGGAAACTAAAATAAAACCTCATAAAAGTGGCAAGCAGGAGAGTGCTAGTGGTTCTTCATTGAAAGATGGTGTTAAGGAAGAAGGGGAGGTAAAAACTAGGACAAGTGAAAAAGCAGATGAGATTCGTCGGAAGCAAGAGCACAGGCACCGgaggaaggaagaaaaagatGATCAGCATCTTCAAAAGGAAAATTTGAAGGACCAAGGAGTTAAGACTGGCGAGAAAGGTAAGGTTGACTCTAGACACAGGTCTACGCATCACAATTCAAAGGAGGAGAAGAGAGAAGACAAGCTTCTAAGGGTTAGCACCAAAGATGATACTGACCGAAAAAGGGACTACGCGAAGGATGAGGAAGGTAGAACGAGACAGAAAATTTCAAGTGACTCAAGTAGGCACAAGAGCGGTAGAGACAGAACTAAAGCCAAGGTTGTTGATCATAATTCAAGTGATGACTCAGATGTTTCTAAAAGGTATTTCTTATAGATGTTCCTATTCTTTTCCCCTTCTGAAAAAGTTATATGGGATTTCATTCTTTGTCCCTTTCTGCAGGAAGGTAAATTCAAGAAAACGTGACAAATCCCCTTCTCCAATCAGGTCTAAGAGAAGGTATTTTAATCCTAAACCTCTAATTCACTTTTGCATCTTTGACATTCCGTGGAGATTTgactattattttattttctttttattttggaatacaAAATGAATATAATTCGATCTGCTTGGTTATTTGGTCATTATGATAAAAAATGAAGCGGTTAATTGAATACATCTCTTGGAAATTGGAAGACATGGGCATCATCACTGCCCTGCTTTCAAGTTTATTCTCATTTGCTGCAGGAGTTGAAAGGAATTCTGTGAATTATTACTCCGTTACTTTTCTTGTGGATTGTCCAATCCATGCTCTTCTCTTCACATAGAGATTGAGGTTATCTTTTGTGGTGTATGCTAACAAATAGTTTCTTGTTAAGTTTTACACTGCACAAGGCTGAGCATCTCTCTTCTAAGCTTTTGCATGTTTAACTCACCAAATCAGTATAATGGATGCTTTCATTTCTAGACAAGTATCGCGGTCACCACATAGCAAGCACTCTCAGCGCAGGCATTCTCCCTTCTCTTCTCTTGAAACCACCAGGTATGACGCATTGTCTCATAGATTAAGTTTGTGTATGTGATCTAAGGACATATGCACACTCATCCTCGTAACAGTAAGCTGCTCCAATGGATGCTTCAGATTCTTTATTACCAGTTGTATTTTAGGGCTAACTATACATATTATTCAGGGCGAGGAGGTCAAGATCTAGGTCCCCTGCAAGACGGCGCAGATGATTGTCGAATGGCTAAGAGAATCCTAACTAATTGTATTGGTTTGGAGACTCAATCTTGATTTCAATACCCGAGCCTGAGCCACATTTGGAAAAGATTCATAAGCTGCAGATTCTATCGGAATTTAAAGAGGTCGCAATGCAGAAATAGTCTGTTTCAATGGCTTAACTAGGTGGTTGTGATACTCTAAGGGTGGCCGTGCACACGAGGGATTGAACTGGCGATACTACATGCTGTTCTAGGAGGAGCTGCTGCTTTAAATATAAGATGACATTGGTTACTTGTAGCGATGTTTCCTTCAGTTTATACAATCGTGGATTTGAAGGGAAAACCTCAGGTGTAATAATTTTTTGCTGGTTTGATTTGAGTTAGGAATGGGGTGTAAAAAGTGTATGATGGGAAAAGAAATTTAACTCACGGTTGGAATTTTTGGTGTATGTATTTGGGTTCTTAAATCTTAGTAGCTTCCACCTGCCTGTGTTTTTACATCTGAGTTTTGTTACCGAAAAGGGAAAAATGATGAACAAAGCTTCATCGTTTATCGCATATAAAAAGGCTTTGCAGTGGTTCAAAACTATGGAGAACAACTTTTCCATGGGAATGGGTTGGACTTCAATGGATATTTTTGTGCTGCTTTTTAGTCTCTCTGGTGCCTAATTTCCAGTGGGATTAGCATTTAGTAAAGCTTTAAATTATGAACTTTGTTGGTTgaattgttttttgttttaagaaaatatatatattcaaattaaaAGGGTAAACAAAATGAACTCATTTTAACAGCTGACTTTTGTTATTCTGATGTATCAAATAATAATGATTGTTCAATCAATCAACTTATTAGTGCATACTCGACCGTAACTCGATAGATCAAGTTAGGTTGGGCTGACTTGTATAGTGATTTAggggtttttcttttcttcatttcttaGAGTATAATAATATCACAAATGTGGTTTGGGACAGAGAGGTCTTAAGTAATGATACGTTTTAACTGTATTTAACTTTAAGATGTATAGGTTAATCATTCAAGTATTGAATATAATGGCTTGtctttaaataaatttgaagCACCTTTTCCTTAGCACACTAAACAGGGACAGATTTACAATCcttaaatataaaatgaaagttatttcttttaaagaaatgtaTATTTATTGTGATCATCAGCTGAAATGAATTGTAtctatattaaataaaaaaaatattataaatgataatttgaaaatatttagtaaaattaatatattaaaatagtttaatattgattttattttactatatttaaaaatagcaGCAGGAAATTCCGTTGATAGagtaccaaaaaaaaaaaaaactaataaatgGTTGATATTATGTTGTGTTTATGTTAAAGGGCTGATCATAACTTCATTAATTGTTGACTAAAAAACTCAAAATGCTGAAAAATGATCCTGTCGGATTTCGATATCAGATTCATATTCatacgaaaaagaaaaaaaattaaacgaagCATTCCCTCCATTCTCAGTGGACATTAAAGTACTAATTCTTTCAGATAACGACAGGCCCTCACATGGCCGGTGCGGTGGCGTGCTCCGTTGCTGACGCCGCCGTTTATGAAAGTGGTGCGTTTGTTACTTTTGCACTCCATTTCTTTCAGTTAAAGTCTCATAAGCAATGAATAACCAATATCTTTCACCTCTCTGTATCCATGGCGGACCTTCAGAGACCAACATAGCAGTTCATCATGAAGGTTCTTTGCCTTTCCGATTCCATTTTTTCAGTTTgattttgcttttctttctctcttcatgtttCCTTTCTATTTCTCAACAGGCAATTGAAGCAGGACTTTGCTCAATCTGGCTCTCCGGATTGCTACTGATTGCTCTCTCGTTGTACGCTACTCAATGTTTGCCTTCCTTCAAAGACCATTTTGTGAAGCCTGAGCTTGGCTCCAAAACCTTGGGTGATTCACTCAAtccttcaatttcaattttctctGCGCCTCGCCCTTTCGTTGGTAATATTGGAGTTCGACAGAGCTTAGCTATTCGTTCATGGCTTGCTCTGTCCCCTCAAATTACAGTCATTCTGTTTAGCCAAGACCCTTCCATTGTCTCTTCTGCAAGTTCTTTTAGTTCTCGGGTCTATATTGATAGCGACATTGATTTTACGTAAGTGAAATTGTTGATTTGAAGTAGTTCAAATGTATTTGGTATCTACTTGTGttcatttttcttcttgttttatTTGTGTAGATTCCTTGGAACCCCTTATTTTCATTCAATGATGACAAGATCTCAGTCATTTGCATCGGACATTTTTGCATTTGTTGATCCTGAAACTATTCTTCTTCCTGATTTTATTTCCACTTTGAATTACGCTTATAAACTTGACCGTGATTGGCTGCTCGTGGCTTCATCGCGAAACATTTCGTACATACCATTCTACTTTAATGAGTCCAAGAGTTATTTCTCAATGGAGGATAAACAATTTACAAGAATACAGAAGGTACTACTTATCATCTTTCCAGCAATCTTTTTCGATGAtgtaatatttaatttatttccaCCCATAAGCTCAAGGATTTAACATAGTATCTAGGTAGAGTAAGTGATCTAGGATTCCTTTGCTCATATCCCGACAATGCTATTTCCTTCATAATTTACTTTGATTGCCAATTATTGGGTCTTCTTCGTAATCCTAATCAAGTGAGAGGAGTAATAGATGATATAGCAGATCTTTTGAGATTGTGGCAATAGTCCCGTATAAGTCATAATATGTTGAGCAACCGCTTAGAAGTTGCTTTTCTTTTGGTTTCAGGGGTTGCTCAATGAGCATTGGCAATGGAGTTACTGTGGAGGGAAAGAACTAATAGCGTGGAACAGCCGGGACAGTCCATTGCACGGTGGAGTTCTTCCACCCTTCTTGTATGGAAGAGGGATCCATAACAATTGGGTCATCAATGAAGCTATGGCATCTGAATTCAGGTTTGTGTTTGATGCAAGTTGGACCATCAGTAGTCTCTATCTCCAAGATCTTGAGCAGCCATCCAATGGAAGAAATGAACATTCAAATTCTTCAGTTAATGGAACAAGAAGCTGGGAATATTTTGGAAACCACCTTCTTGGTTCACTATATGGATCTTCATTTCATCCCCAAGCTAAACATTCGACTCTAGTGAAACTTCTCAAGTGTAATGGGCACTATATTTTGATCAACACAACTGAAAACACTCTAGATCAATTTGTTTTCGGGAGGAAGAAGAAACCTACAACTTGTGGCCATGGTTTTCGATCACTGGAGAAACTGCAAAATTGCTCAGTGACAAATGGGATATCATATTCAGAAACTTTAGAGCTTCCATTTTCCTTAGAGCTTCTCTTGCCCCTAGTTGCAGACAAGAATAAGACAATTGTGCTTGCAATTGCAGGTTATAGTTACAAGGATATGTTAATGAGTTGGGTTTGCAGATTACGCCGCCTAAAGATTCACAATTATTTAGTTTGTGCTCTCGATTCAGATACCTATCAATTCTCAGTCCTGCAGGTTCTTTTGACTCGTTGTTTTCTGTGTTCTTTTAGCTTCTCTGTTATGGCTCTTTATTAGATTTATTTCAACTTTTTATGTTCAACAGTTCCATGTTTATGCCAGGGCTTGCCTGTGTACAGAGATCCATTGCCTCCAACCAATATCAGTTTCAATGACTGCCACTTCGGAACAGAGTGCTTTCAGAGAGTGACAAAAGTGAAGTCCAGAATGGTTTTACGGATATTAAAGCTGGGTTACAATGTACTTCTTAGCGACGTTGATGTATATTGGTTTATGAACCCTCTTCCCTTTCTTTACACTTTCGGTTCTGGTGTTCTTGTAGCACAATCTGACGAATACAAAAAAACAGGTTTTCATTTCCATCCCAGATGCTCTTTTCCAAGTAcacaaagaatattgaaacaaGTATTTGTTCTAAGTAATCCAATTATTTTCCTCACTTTATGGCTTGATTGTATTTGCAGGACCAATTAACCTACCTAGACGCTTAAACTCTGGTTTTTATTTTGCTCGTTCTGATGAATTGACAATAGCTGCCATGGAGAAGGTGGTGAAGCATGCAGCAACTTCAGAACAATCAGAGCAGCCAAGCTTCTATGATACCCTTTGTGGGGAGGGAGGTATTAACCGTGTGGGTAGTAATAAATGTTTGGAACCTGAAACAAATTTAACTATTCATTTTTTGGATAGAAACCTCTTTCCTAATGGTGCATACCAAGGACTttggaataaaaaaaatatcaaatcaGCCTGCCGGAAGAAGGGCTGTTTTGTTCTCCACAACAACTGGATTAGTGGAAGGCTTAAGAAACTGGAACGTCAGATGTTTTCAGGACTTTGGGATTATGACATGAGCACAAGGATGTGTAACCATAACTTGCAAGGTAAAGTTTGGTGAATTCCTTCAGTACGTTGGAGGATTTGTAAAACCCTACTTTTGGATTGGATGATTTTTGCCCTCTCCAGTTGCCGAGGGGCTAAACCTATATGGTTGGTTGGTAAATTGAaagaggagccgtatgaggcagaaatctcacgtacggttctatGGAGGGGAAGTAAGTGTGAGATATTTGCTGACTTTTCCACTATCATCCCTGAAAAATCAAATTCTGCCTTGCGTCAGTTGTTAGAGTatgcttaacctcgggatttgaaattaCTGCTTATATAaatggtattggccataattttcAAGAACATTTTGTAGTCTTAGTATGGTGGAAGCATTAAGGATTTATTCGGTGTGAGATAGCACATTGTTTGAGGAACTGTAGATGTTGGAGTAAAAGATCGTCAACAGGGcagattttgaaattttggaagaGATAATATTAGAAGGTAAACTTAGAGCTTGTGGTCAAATCATAGGTGCATGTAACATGTTATGCTgctaaattttaaaagtttgatCAAATGCTCTACAAAAAGTACTATAAATGTGAGTAGGCTATTTGGTATATTGAAAGAATGATTGCACTGCCAGAATAACACAAAATTCATCTCTTAGTTCAATTTACTGAAGTACATAAATCTTCAGCAAGAATCCAAATatctaaaaggaaaaaaaaaaagggctGAAAACAAGCAACACACCAGTTACTCGCTTTCATGATGATTTATAAACAGTGATTTCCATTTGGAAAAAGGAAGAGGATATGTTGAATGAACCAAGTAAACAAATTGTTCCAAGAGACATATCTGAATTTGTCCATATACATGCCTCATAAAATATATGACATAAGCTTGGTCAAGATCCATGTATAGAAAACTGAAAGGAAAGCACCAACAGGAATTGTCACAGCCCAAGATAGAACTATCTCTCTTACAGTTTCTGCTCTAACACTGTTGAGTCCTCTTGCAAAGCCTACACCCATGACTGCACCAACCAATGTATGAGTTGCTGAGATTGGCAAACCCAGTTTTGATGCAATTAGAACCACAGAAGCAGCAGCAAATTCTGCTGCAAATCCTCTTGTTGGTGTGAGTTCTGTAATCTTCTTCCCTATGGTTGCTATCACTCTGTAGCCCCATATCATCAACCCGGCTACGATTCCAAATCCTCCCCAAGCAAGAACATCAATTGGAATGACAATCTCCGCCCCACCAACGCTGCCATGAAGTATGGATAATGCAGCTGCCAGCGGACCAATTGCATTGGATACATCATTTCCACCATGGGCAAATGACATGAAGCAAGCAGAAAGGACCTGCATATATCCAAATACCCCATAAACTATCTCCAACTGAGTTCCCTTTGGACCTGCAATATCATCAAGGAACCCAATATTTTTACTCTCAATCGTACTTTCATCGGTCCTTTTCGATGACGAAGCAGCTTTGTTGAGTAGATGGCCAAGTTGTCCCTGAATTAATTTGTAGACGAGGAATGCTCCTACTGTTCCACAAGCAACGGCCTGCGCTGTAGCCCATTTAAGATTCTTACTTAATGGGAATGATACATACGATATTCCGGTTACGCCAAGGAATACGAGTATTGGTGCAGCTGCAGCAGCTGCCTGTCCTGGATTTTTTGCACTGTACACAAACTGAAAAGGACTTACAATTAGTTGTGCTTTTTAGGATTTGAGTTTTCAATAATGCTTGTAGTTTATCTAATGTAAAACCAAGGCAAGAAGTTTGGAAACATACTCTACGAATGCACTTGTAGACAAGGAATGAGACCAAAGCTCCAATTAATGGAGAAATCACCCATGAAGAAGCAACTCTTGCCAATGAGCCCCAAAAGACAGCACCAGCTCCTCCATAGACAAGGCCAAATCCAACCATTGATCCCACTATACAATGTGTCGTCGAGACAGGCCATCCGTAATACGATGCAATCTTGACAACAACAATGAAGATGAATTGAGTAAAGTTAGAAAATTTTTGGTTAATCTTATTGTTCTCCTTTAGAATACCAACTCTCTTCTCTCCTTAAGATAAAAAATTAAGGGTGTTAAGTAAGGGATCATAAAGCTCTCGAAGGGAAACTACAGGGGAGATCTTTATATTCacaattgaatttaattttcaaatatgcAGTGTTGATATGATGTCAATTGCCTCTATTTTTATTGAAGAAACAATTCAAGAACTATTGGCAAACAATGTCTGAACGAAAATAAATTACAGAGctataatattataatttcttttacctaATATTAATGTGTATTGACATCCAGTCAATTAATTTCTACATTCAAAAGTGCTTTTAaagaaactaattttaaaagtCCCTTTCTAGAAAAACACTTCTTCTTTAACGTATAGAATTTTCAAAATTGTAGGATGTGctaaattatttttcaatacCACAGAATCATAATCACTTTTAAAGTGgcactttttgttttttttcccttctttcaATAAACTTGGATGAAGGATCTAAatcattttggtttttttttttattttattttttacgtaggtctatttctttttatatttttaaattctgGTAGAATGTAAATAACaaaggaagaaaggaaaaaaattaaaagtaaaaatagtattgttttttaaaataaaatataactgAAATATTGGATTCTTATTATAAAACCTATTAAAGTGCTTATTTCAATAGTGGCAGtattttgttataatattaaaaagaaatgtGAGAATTGTTCATGACTAGTTTAAAGTACTTCTTAAATGATTATCAAAATGGTTTGAGAGAGCccaaaaacatatataaaagaGAATTTGCAATCTTAATCAGTGGAATTACTAAGCTAATTTTCTTCCCAAGATGTTTATATGATAAGTATTTAAAATAATCTTTTGAAAATCTATACTAAACATACCTTAAAATTCATTGATTCAATTCTTAGTTAACAACTTAACATTGAAAGAAATGTTTTATAGACTTAATTCAACTAAGATTTAGTATGGGTTAGCAACTCCAACGTTTGACCTTTCtatttgtattaaattctaaaaagtaaaaaactATCGAATTACACCCCTAAACATCAAAGGTTATATCAATTTGAACTATAAACTTGCATAAAAGTGTGCATTAACACTTCCTTTTAAACCAAGTTTAAAAAATATGGtatgagacatataattgtatcaaattaaaattctaaatctTTACAAATGAATCAATTTAAATCTTTAATAAGATTACATCTAAAAATTTCATGCATTAAATGTTGAATTCATTTTATTAAATAAGACATTAGAATTAATTCAGGAAAAATTTTCGAATAAAACTTTGATCGAACGTCCAAACTAATTCACTTAAACTTTAAAAGACGTTTGAAGCAAGGAATTGGTTATTACAATCTTGAGTTATTATAGTTGGATTATAGTAGTTTGTGTTTGGGGTATAAAATATTTCTGTTTGGGTTATAATAGTATGCGTGTAAGAATAACCCAACAATCCGAATAACTCGAACTATCCAACCCATATTATGAGGGTTGGGTTtggttattttaaaatttgggttgggttggattttTTTTCCATGTTGATTGGATCTCGGGTCGAGGTTTGAAAAATTCGGTTCAACCgaacccaacccgaattaatgATATTCTATATATTTATATCAAGTTTTATAGTATGATGATTGGAATGTTTTTGGATTTTAGAAGTTAGATTCATATTTGACTCTCCTAAGTAATTTTAGATGTTTTAGAACTTTGTTTAGTATTATTGTATTAATATTGAACTTAATGGATGTTTTTGGATGTGTGAATTTATAGATATG
This window encodes:
- the LOC103489550 gene encoding uncharacterized protein LOC103489550 — encoded protein: MDSYHQTHHFPRAPPPPPPPPSSSSAAADPYHHQPSLRPPVPPQGPWFPNQFQYHPSHSASPTPPPPPSQWGPPVPHSDHAPPPPPPPGAYPPHPYASQPMHHNPFPPPRPLMFQHPPHHSQVPQPYSQEWNNPNWAPHQGWEYRAQSNEEDWAARARAWADAKTAMENQQSQFAPTGRLEEQNYYHDQYSQPINSNHPDISHQPLPPSIYDQFSASATSVARPPAAHHLESTPVTVSSEHSSYPSDGRPTYAVGDVSYGGNMNSSLHHQGKLSSSPSVHQQEVPSSNYSVTGKEDIVDQNGQSFKSLPLQNSSVHDGLQHFQPPNPPAYAYGNDPGPVGPVTNLADQPLDFAPRFGHDHGLRAHAGFARNDSGGSTRGIDSDVPMPSLNSWSSISPGMVYPPIPPPLASATQLDPSVAVPSVPGHTPPPFGRIVGSGISPAIPPAATPFPGAALPPPVISGDAYGMSSMSERPKKASVPNWLREEIKKAVITSSSADHPKEDAELMEDRGVDKSFAKNDQTDSKSIDSSRSTEEEDDEDFVEGARTAEINQEIKRVLTEVLLKVTDELFDEIATKVLDEDDLAVEAKPNQNVSSSTLPVSTPKGSAKILIPIKVQESDNDDASEKSNSSSPGDVLGLGNYASDDEKNDDRDGESQSSNVQGSNIKANMEPSSPKRNLRDTQDAVKNPSSQENVIEHSGNHTTNDINDGSTSSANEMSKSTGSNKLNGNRVDEEMGQEHSLKPSSKGLKDNEKRLGDGTASGTKDNLGMVSEQHGKNFSGKKGSKDSPDWETKIKPHKSGKQESASGSSLKDGVKEEGEVKTRTSEKADEIRRKQEHRHRRKEEKDDQHLQKENLKDQGVKTGEKGKVDSRHRSTHHNSKEEKREDKLLRVSTKDDTDRKRDYAKDEEGRTRQKISSDSSRHKSGRDRTKAKVVDHNSSDDSDVSKRKVNSRKRDKSPSPIRSKRRQVSRSPHSKHSQRRHSPFSSLETTRYDALSHRLSLCMAIEAGLCSIWLSGLLLIALSLYATQCLPSFKDHFVKPELGSKTLGDSLNPSISIFSAPRPFVGNIGVRQSLAIRSWLALSPQITVILFSQDPSIVSSASSFSSRVYIDSDIDFTFLGTPYFHSMMTRSQSFASDIFAFVDPETILLPDFISTLNYAYKLDRDWLLVASSRNISYIPFYFNESKSYFSMEDKQFTRIQKGLLNEHWQWSYCGGKELIAWNSRDSPLHGGVLPPFLYGRGIHNNWVINEAMASEFRFVFDASWTISSLYLQDLEQPSNGRNEHSNSSVNGTRSWEYFGNHLLGSLYGSSFHPQAKHSTLVKLLKCNGHYILINTTENTLDQFVFGRKKKPTTCGHGFRSLEKLQNCSVTNGISYSETLELPFSLELLLPLVADKNKTIVLAIAGYSYKDMLMSWVCRLRRLKIHNYLVCALDSDTYQFSVLQGLPVYRDPLPPTNISFNDCHFGTECFQRVTKVKSRMVLRILKLGYNVLLSDVDVYWFMNPLPFLYTFGSGVLVAQSDEYKKTGPINLPRRLNSGFYFARSDELTIAAMEKVVKHAATSEQSEQPSFYDTLCGEGGINRVGSNKCLEPETNLTIHFLDRNLFPNGAYQGLWNKKNIKSACRKKGCFVLHNNWISGRLKKLERQMFSGLWDYDMSTRMCNHNLQGKVW
- the LOC103488971 gene encoding inorganic phosphate transporter 2-1, chloroplastic encodes the protein MSLAHCLFSTSRNITKSESSSYPHSSILKHRPLFNNFFTLQNKFLNTNPHLSYKPHHQFSSISKFKHYPFAGISSFAEAGGEGKQEIIQFSQNHNEQEKAVEAEELPGMAQAFHISSRTVTAIITCIAISALSFPLFMKSLGLGLDLKTKILSYVTLLFGFYMAWNIGANDVANAMGTSVGSGALTLRQAVVMAAVLEFSGALLMGTHVTSTMQNGIIVAGVFQGKDMLHFAGLLSSLAAAGSWLQIASYYGWPVSTTHCIVGSMVGFGLVYGGAGAVFWGSLARVASSWVISPLIGALVSFLVYKCIRRFVYSAKNPGQAAAAAAPILVFLGVTGISYVSFPLSKNLKWATAQAVACGTVGAFLVYKLIQGQLGHLLNKAASSSKRTDESTIESKNIGFLDDIAGPKGTQLEIVYGVFGYMQVLSACFMSFAHGGNDVSNAIGPLAAALSILHGSVGGAEIVIPIDVLAWGGFGIVAGLMIWGYRVIATIGKKITELTPTRGFAAEFAAASVVLIASKLGLPISATHTLVGAVMGVGFARGLNSVRAETVREIVLSWAVTIPVGAFLSVFYTWILTKLMSYIL